The window TTCTGATCGTTGGTATCGCCACCCTCGCCTCGCTCGGGTTGATCTACACCAAGCACGTGACGGTGAAGCTGCTGCCCTTCGACAACAAGAGCAGCCTGCAAATCGTGCTCGACCTGCCCAAGGGGTCGTCCGTCGAAGACACTGACCACGCGCTGCAGCAGATGGTCGATAGGCTGGCAGCTGTGCCGGAGATCATCTCGTTCCAGACCTATGCGGGCACCGGCTCGCCCTTCGATTTCAATGGGCTGGTGCGGCACCAGTACATGCGTTCGCAGCCGCAGCAGGGCGACATCGCCATAAATCTCCTGGCCAAGGGCGATCGGAAGCGGGAGAGTCACGCCATCGCGCTCGACATGCGCGAGCGCCTCAACAGCCTCGGTTTTCCAGCAGGCTCAGTGGTCAAGGTGGTGGAGCCGCCGCCCGGCCCGCCGGTATTGGGCACGCTGCTCGCCGAGATCTACGGTCCCGACGCCGAAACGCGGCGTGCAGTTGCGGGCAAGGTCCGCGAGGCGTTCGAGAGTGTGCCCTTCATCGTCGATGTCGACGACAGCTATCACAACCAGCCCGAGCGCGTGCGAGTCTCGATCGATCAGGACAATGTCGAATATTACAAGGTCGAGCAGTCGGACGTCTACGACGCGCTGAACGCGCTCTATAGCGGCACGACGGTCGGCTATTCGCATCGCGGCGGCGGACGCCAGCCGATCCCGATCCGCATTGCCCTGCCGAAGGGGCAATCCGTCATGGACGAGCGGGCGCTGGCGACACCCGTGCCGGCTAATGCGCTGCCGGGCGGCCGCGACGTGGTCGAGCTCGGCGACGTCGTTTCCGTCACCCGCGAGCCGGCATCATGGCCAATCTTCCGACACAATGGTCGTCCCGCCGAAATGGTCATGGCCGAACTTGCCGGCGCGTACGAAGCGCCGATCTACGGCATGCTCGCCGTCGACGATGCCATAGCCAAGGCCGACTGGAGCAGCCTGCCCAAACCGGCTATCGCGCTGCACGGCCAGCCGGACGACGAATCGCATCCAACGCTGCTGTGGGACGGCGAGTGGGAGGTGACATGGGTGACCTTCCGCGATATGGGTGCGGCCTTCATGGTGGCGATCCTCGGCATCTACATCCTTGTCGTCGCGCAGTTCGGTTCGTTCCGAGTACCGCTCGTCATCCTGACGCCGATCCCGCTCACCTTCATCGGCATCATGATCGGCCACTGGGCGTTCGCTGCTCCCTTCTCGGCCACCTCCATGATCGGCTTCATCGCACTCGCGGGCATCATCGTGCGCAACTCGATCCTGCTGGTCGACTTCATCCGTCATGCCCGCCGGCCCGGTCAGCCGTTGCTCGAAATCCTGCTGGAGGCCGGCGCCATCCGTTTCAAGCCGATCCTGCTGACAGCGATCGCGGCCATGATCGGTGCGGCGGTCATCTTGACCGATCCGATCTTCCAGGGCCTGGCGATCTCGCTTCTGTTCGGGCTGGCATCGTCAACCGCCCTCACCGTCCTCGTCATTCCCGCAATCTACGTCGCGCTGAGAGGCGGGCACTACGTCGAGTCCGAGACGGCGAGCTCGGATATTCCGCCCGTGAACCCGGATATTGAGAAGACCTGATCGATACGTGAAGTTCGGACGCCGAGGATGAGCCCTGGCGAAGCGCTCATCCAGATCACTTGTCCGCCCAATTCTCGAAATAGACCGCAGCGTAAAAGCAAATTGTGCCGCAGCCACGCATGACGGTGCTTGATCGATATCAATGACAGGCGCGGTGCGACGCAACAATAATCTCTAACTATCCGACACAGACGTTGAGCGCAATGCGACACATCAAAATTGCGTTCTGGGGCCTTCTGGCGTTGCTGAGCATTCTGTGGCTGGCAGCCGAACCTTCGGTTTTCCAGACGGAGAGTTTCATGGCATTGCGCGGCGCGATGGTCCAGTACAGCGGCGTCATCGCCATGGGCGCAATGAGCGTGGCGATGGTTCTGGCGCTACGGCCGCGCTGGCCTGAGCGATGGTTCGGCGGGTTGGACAAGATGTACCGCCTGCACAAGTGGCTTGGCATCGCAGCCTTGGGTGTCTCCGTGGTTCATTGGCTTTGGAGCCAAGGGCCGAAATGGGCAGTGGGCTGGGGCTGGCTTGAGCGTCCGGTGCGCGGCGAAAGGCCGGCGATCGTAAACCCGGTCGAAGCATTCCTCATGAATTTACGCGGTTCTGCGGAAGGGGTAGGCGAATGGGCGTTCTATGCCGCGGTGCTGCTGATCGCATTGGCGCTCATCAAGTATTTCCCATACCGGCTCTTCTACAAGACCCATCGCCTGCTCGCCATTGCCTATCTGGTGCTGGCGTTCCATTCGCCTGTGCTGACCGAGTTCCGCTATTGGACCTCACCGCTTGGCATGGTGATGTTGCTGCTGCTGGGCGCAGGAACCTATGCCGCAGGGATAGTACTGCTGCGCCGCGTCGGTATTGACCGTCAGGTTCAAGGCAGGGTCGCCTCGCTCCATTATTACCCCGGCGTGCGGGCGCTCGAGACTGAGATCGAGGTGCCGCAGGGCTGGCCCGGCCACCGACCGGGGCAGTTTGCTTTCGCGTCATCGGACAGTTCCGAAGGCGCACATCCCTACACCATCGCTTCGGGTTGGAATGACAAGGATCGTCGGATCACCTTCGTCACCAAGGAATTGGGCGATCATACCAACCGGCTGCGCGAGAAGCTGCATGTTGGACAGAATGTGAAAATAGAAGGGCCATATGGCTGCTTCGACTTCAACAACGGCCAACCGCGGCAGATCTGGATCGGTGGCGGCATTGGCATCACACCGTTCATTGCCGGCATGAAGCACATCGCGATGGAGCGGCAGGCAAATCCGGATCAGCCATTGCCGATGATCGACCTGTTTCATACGACCGCCGAGTACGACGAGACAGCCATCGCCAAATTGAAGGCAGATGCCGGGGCCGCGAACATCCGCCTGCATGTCCTTATCGACGCCCGCGATGGGCTCCTGACTGGCGAACGCATCCGTGCGCAGGTGCCGCAATGGCGTGAGGCCAGTATATGGTTTTGCGGTCCTCTGGGTTTTGGCGAGGCGCTACGGAGGGATTTTGCAGCACAAGGGCTGCCTGTAGGCGAGCGGTTTCATCAGGAGCTTTTTGCGATGCGATGAAGGTCCCAGCGCTACTCACACCTTGCCGCTAAGCCAAATGCGCTATCGTTACTTCGGTACGCCATGACTTGGTGCCAGAATAGAGATAGATTAGAGTATTCTAGATATTTGTCGTCGTAAGCCTCTTGTCGACCGCCTCCAATCCTCCAAACGCCACCAGAGTCGGGCAGCGACTTACGGAATCAAGCTAGAATGGTGCCCGGAAATTGGAGGCACAGAGATGAACTCAAGGACGGCGAGTTGCTGGTCCGGGTGAAGGCCAGCGGCACAGCCCTCGCCTGTGGAACGCGGGTTCGTCTCTCGGGGACTTTCGTACGCTTGCCGGCGCCCAAAACTCTTCGCGAAAGCTGACATTCCGCCGGCGAGGTTTGGCGCCATAACGCCAGGTGACTGAAATTTGGGCCGGCTTCGGAGTCATGCTTTCGGTTCAACGTCTTTCGCGGTTGCGAGCTTGACGCTGGCTTCGAAACCCGATTGCGTGCCGGGCCTCGGCGACCTGAGCGCAAGCAAGCTGCCCATGCGGTCGGCAATCGTCGAAACGATCGACAAGCCGATTCCACTGCCTGCAGTCGAGGTTCCGGCCCGCTCGAAACGGTCCACCAGTTTCGTCAGCATCTCGGGCGGTACAACGGGGCCGTCATTTGACACTGTCAGCAGTCCATCGGGGTCAAGGGTCACTTCGACTGGCGATGCCTGGCTACCGTAGTGCAACGCATTCTCGACGAGGTTGCGGCACAGGATCCCGGTGGCATTGGGATCGATGTCGGACATCACGGCAGTTTCGGGCATGTGCAGGAATATCCTGTCCTGCGGCACGCTCCTTCGCATATCGTCGACTACAGCGCGCACGGCCGCGCGCAAGTCCGACACCTGGTCCAAGCGAAGCCGGCCGCCTTCTGCCCGGGCGAATTGCATGAGCCGCTCGGCGCGCGCCGTCAGCCGCTTGAGGGTCACCTCAATGTCGGCTCCACGCTGCGCGGTATGCGGCTCGGCGGTCTCCTTCTGGATGCGCTGGGCCTGGGCGATCGCGCCAGCGAGCGGAGTCCTGAGTTCGTGGGCGGTGTTGGCGGCGAGGCTGCGTTCCGCTTCGAAGGCGGTCCTGAGCCTTGCGAACAGAGCGTTCAAGGTAACGGCCAGCGGAGTGACCTCGCTGGGCAGGTCGTTGGCGGTGACGGCACCAAGATCCTTCTCGCTTCGGGTTTCGAGCTGCTCCCGGAACGCCCGCAGCGGTCTCGTGCTCCTGCGCGCCGTAAGCACGACGGCGACAAAGGCTGCCGGGATTACCAGAAGAATCGGCAGGCCAAGACCCATCTGGACATCCCTCGCTACATTGGCCCGGTGGGCGAACGGCTCCGCCACCGTGATGCGGATCGTTCCCTGCAGGGCCTCCTCGCTGTACAGGCGGTGCGTCGCGGTCCGGCCGAAACCGGGTCCACCGTAAGGCGGGAAGACGGATAGATCGGCGACGTGGGACTGGAGCAGTATCTGGCCCTTGTCGTCGCGGACCACGTAGGTCAAAAGTTCGTTGTGGCTGCGGATTGCCCCAAGACGCTGGCTGGCGACGTCCCCGTCCTCGCGACCGACGATGTCCTGGACCGCGAGTGGAAGCAGCCGTTGCGCCGTCTCCTGGAGGGACGAATCGAAGACCTCCGCGATTTCGTGCCGCAGCAGGAGCGCGGTCGCCCATGCCGCCCCGATCCAGATCACGAGCAGCACCGTCCCGAGCGACAGAAGGAGCCTGCCCTGGAGGCTTCTGGGGCGCCTCATGGCTGGGCCAGCCGGTAGCCGAGGCCTCGTTCGGTCTCGATCAGGTCAGCGCCAAGCTTCTTGCGTAGCCTGCTGACGTGAACCTCGATCGTATTGCTCTCCACCTCGGCATCGAAGTCGTAAAGCTTTTCCTCGAGCTGCGCCTTGGAGAGCAACTGGCCCGGCCGGGCCAGGAACGCCTCCAGCAACGCCCATTCGCGAGCCGTGAGCTGCACCGGCTTGCCGTCCCGGCGAACGTTCCGGCGGGCGATGTCGATGTCGAGCGAACCATGCCGGATGATGGGGTTGGGATTTCCTGAATATCGGCGCGCGACCGAGCCGATGCGCGCCGACAGCTCGTCGAGGTCGAACGGCTTGACCAGGTAGTCGTCTGCCCCGGCGGTCAGCCCTTCGATCCGGTCCAACACCTGATCGAGCGCCGTCAGGATGATAACAGGCGTAACATCTCCTGCAGCGCGCAAGGCACGCAGGAACACGATACCCCTGCCGTCGGGCAGCATCAGGTCGAGCAGGATCAGGTCGTAGGCTGCACTCGCCATAGCGTCACCAGCCGCGTCGATCCGCATGACCCAGTCGACCGAGTGGCCATCGCCGACGATCTGGTCGCGAACGGCCGCGCCCAGCACGCTGTCGTCTTCTATTAGCAGGATTCGCATTATCGTTCGCCTTCCCCGCCCCAGTCCTCCTTGACAGATATTCCTTACGCCGCGCTGAAGTGGATCGCGCACGAGCTTAAGGATGCCGTCAGCTTGGTCCTTCAAGCTTGTCGCAAAATCCGGATGGAATGGAGTCTTGGCTCATGCGGCTCGCTCTGACAATTCTCGCATGTGTCGCGGTGCTGCCTGTAGGACAGGCGCTCGCCGACGACGAATGCTTCGTGCCGATGGCGGACTGGAAGCCGAGGGAGACCATTGTCACCCTCGCTGCCCAGAATGGCTGGACGGTGCGTCGCATCAAGATCGACGACGGCTGCTACGAGATCGACGGCACCGACGCTGAGGGCCAACGAATCGAGGTGACCGTCCATCCGTCGACCCTGGAAATTCTCGAAATCGAACACAGGAACAGCGACGGCCATCGGCGCCGCGACGGAGAAGGCCGCCATGACGATCAATGACCCGGGCCGCAAGGGCTTCGCGCCCTCCGCGACATCGCCTGAGGGTGGATATCGAGGCAGCAGAGGATCAATCCGGCCCCGTCGTTTCGGCGGGGCCTTTCGATTCCTGACGGCAAGCTGAACCAGAAAATCGAATCCCGTCAGGGTGGCATCAGGCAGGAGCCACAGAACTGCGTCAGCAGAGAAAGGAGAACCTGCCATGAAGAAGACATTTGCAATCCTGTTTGCCTCTACAGCGTTGACCGCCGGTATTGGCCTCCCCGCGTGGAGTGCGATGCATGGCGCCGTCCAGCTCGAAGGCTCCCGTGACGCGCCCGTGGCTGCCTCCAGGGACGCAGGAGCGTCCCCGATACTGGTCAGCGACGACGACGGTGGTGACCGGGATCATAGGCGCAAGATGCGGCGTGGCGACGGTGACGACCACGATGATGATGACGACGAGGACGAGGATGACGACGACGATTCCTATGGCCGCAATGCTTCTCCCGCGGCTCCGGCAGGAAGCGTGGCTCCTCCCAACAACGGCCTCTTCGGCGGCGGCACGGCGCCAAAGGTCCAGGTGAACTGAGCCGATGTCCAACTCCACAACAGATCATAGGAATTGTATGATGAGAACCATCTTGGCCGCCCTCGCGCTGACCACGGCACTGACGCTTCCCGGCATCGCCATGGCGCGGCCGGTGACCTTGACCACGACATTGAAGGATTATGGCGGCGACGGGGCTTATCTCGCTATCTACGTCACCGACCCGAAGGGGGCCTATGCCGGCAGCCTCTGGATGGCCGGAACCAAGTCCAAGTACTATGAGCACCTGTCCGACTGGTACCGTGCGACTGGCGGCAACGCGGCCGAGATCGACGGCATCACCGGGGCGAGCGTAGGCGCTGGTCGCCAGTTGGAGATCACCCTCGACCTTGCCGACACGCTCTTCGACGCGGGCTATACCATCCACGTCGACGCAGCCGTCGAGGACATGCGCGACAGCCCCAACGAGGTCGCAGTGCCGCTGACCACGCAGGGGGCGGGGCAGTCGGTTCAGGGCCGCCGCTACATTGCGAACTTCAGTTACGGCATGTGAGGGGGCAGGAGCCATGATCCGTGCCTTCCACCGCTGGCCGGGTCTCCTGGCTCTGGCCCTCGTGACGCTCCTCGCCGCCAGCGGCGCGGTGCTGTCCGTCTTCCCGATGGCGGAACGGATCACCGCGCCGCAGGCGGAACGGGTGATGAGCATTGCGGACCTCGCCACTCGGATTCAGTCCGTCTATCCCGGGGTCGAGCAGGTCAAGCGCTCGCCTTCCGGCCGCATCACCGCCTATTGGTTCGACGGCGACGCGCCGGGTTCGGCCGTCATCGACCCGGCGACAGGAACCGGCGTGGCTTCAGCAGATCCCAACCAGGTCGAGCGCTGGCTGACCAACCTTCACCGCTCGCTGTTCCTCGACGATGCTGGTCGCGTGGTCATGGCGGCGGGAGCGGTAGCCATGCTCATCCTCGCCCTCTCCGGCGCCATGCTGGTTGCACGGCGCGCGGGCGGATGGAGCCACTGGTTCGCTCCTCTGCGGGGCCCTCTGTCGGGGCGCATCCATGTCTCGCTCGCGCGGGGCGCTGTTTTCGGACTTGCCCTGTCGTCGGCGACGGCCCTCTGGATGACGGCCTCGACCTTCGGATTCCTTCCCGACAAGGCGATCGTTCCAGAGCCGCCTTCGACGGTCAGCAACGCGACCGGCGCTCCGCTGGCATCGATGCCGCTGCTCGCCACGACGCCTGTTTCAAGCCTGCGCGAGCTGAGCTTTCCCTATCCGGGCGACGCGACCGACGTCTTTACGCTCAAGACTGATGGCGGGACCGGCTATCTCGACCAGGGAACCGGGGCAACGCTCGGTTGGTCAGACCTGAGTGGCTGGGAGCGCGTCTCCGAGACCATTTATATGCTCCACACCGGACAGGGCGCCTCGCTTCTCGGCCTGTTGCTCGGGCTCACGTCGCTCGCCGTCCCGGTGATGGGCGTTACGGGGGCGCTTATCTGGCTGGCGGGTCGCACCGGCCACCCAAGAATCCGCAACAACGTCACGCCGGGCCGCGCGGAGACGGTAATCCTGGTCGGGAGCGAGGGCGGCAGCACCTGGGGTTTTGCTGCGACCTTGCACTCGGCGCTGACCCGTGCCGGGCAGCGCGTCCACATCGCGCCGATGTCGGCCTTCGATCCCGCCCGTTTTTCCGGCGCGCGCCGCTACGTCGTGCTTGCCGCCACCTACGGCGACGGTGACGCGCCCGCTTCGGCGAAAGGATTCCTGGATCGCCTGGCCCGGCTCCCCGCCGCGCCGGATGCGCCATTGGCGGTACTGGGCTTCGGCGACCGGAGCTTTCCTGGCTTCTGCGCCTACGCCGAGGCGGTCGCCGTCGCGGCGGAGGACAAGGGCTGGCCACTTCTCCTGCCCTTCGACACGGTGGACCGTCAGTCGCCGCAGGAGTTCGCGCGCTGGGGCCAAGCGCTTGGTGAAGCGCTTGTCATCGACCTGGAACTTAACCATCAACCTGTCCATCCCAAGACCGAGGCGCTCACGCTTGTCTCACGTCGCGACTACGGCCAGGAGGTCCAGGCTCCGACGGCGATCCTGCGCTTCGCCCTGCCGCGCCTGTCTATATGGCATCGGCTGACAGGACGGGGATTCGCCCGTTTCCAGGCAGGGGACCTGCTCGGCATCGTACCGGAGGGATCGCCTGTGCCGCGCCTCTATTCGCTTGCCTCGGGCAGCCGGGACGGCTTCGTGGAGATCGTAGTGCGCAAGCACGTCGGCGGCCTCTGCTCAGGTGCGCTCATGGCGCTCGAGCCCGGCGAAACGGTCGCCGCCTTCATCCGCCGCAATCCAACGTTCCACTCGGGCCGTGGCCGCGTTCCCCTGATCCTCATCGGGGCAGGAACGGGAATAGGACCGCTCGCCGGCTTTATCCGCGCCAACGCATCCCGGCGGCCGATCCACCTGTTCTTCGGCATGCGTCATCCGGGCAGCGACTTTTTCTACCGCGAAGAACTGGATGCCTGGGCAGCCGAGGGCAGGCTCTCCGGCCTGTCCACAGCGGTGTCTCGCGGGGCACGGCCACGCTACGTCCAGGACGCGCTCAGCGCCAACCATCTCGACCTCGTCCGCGCGATAAGAGAAGGGGCGCGGGTCATGGTCTGCGGTGGGCGGCAGATG is drawn from Rhizobiaceae bacterium and contains these coding sequences:
- a CDS encoding response regulator transcription factor → MRILLIEDDSVLGAAVRDQIVGDGHSVDWVMRIDAAGDAMASAAYDLILLDLMLPDGRGIVFLRALRAAGDVTPVIILTALDQVLDRIEGLTAGADDYLVKPFDLDELSARIGSVARRYSGNPNPIIRHGSLDIDIARRNVRRDGKPVQLTAREWALLEAFLARPGQLLSKAQLEEKLYDFDAEVESNTIEVHVSRLRKKLGADLIETERGLGYRLAQP
- a CDS encoding ferric reductase-like transmembrane domain-containing protein, with the translated sequence MRHIKIAFWGLLALLSILWLAAEPSVFQTESFMALRGAMVQYSGVIAMGAMSVAMVLALRPRWPERWFGGLDKMYRLHKWLGIAALGVSVVHWLWSQGPKWAVGWGWLERPVRGERPAIVNPVEAFLMNLRGSAEGVGEWAFYAAVLLIALALIKYFPYRLFYKTHRLLAIAYLVLAFHSPVLTEFRYWTSPLGMVMLLLLGAGTYAAGIVLLRRVGIDRQVQGRVASLHYYPGVRALETEIEVPQGWPGHRPGQFAFASSDSSEGAHPYTIASGWNDKDRRITFVTKELGDHTNRLREKLHVGQNVKIEGPYGCFDFNNGQPRQIWIGGGIGITPFIAGMKHIAMERQANPDQPLPMIDLFHTTAEYDETAIAKLKADAGAANIRLHVLIDARDGLLTGERIRAQVPQWREASIWFCGPLGFGEALRRDFAAQGLPVGERFHQELFAMR
- a CDS encoding PepSY domain-containing protein, yielding MRLALTILACVAVLPVGQALADDECFVPMADWKPRETIVTLAAQNGWTVRRIKIDDGCYEIDGTDAEGQRIEVTVHPSTLEILEIEHRNSDGHRRRDGEGRHDDQ
- a CDS encoding PepSY domain-containing protein, translated to MIRAFHRWPGLLALALVTLLAASGAVLSVFPMAERITAPQAERVMSIADLATRIQSVYPGVEQVKRSPSGRITAYWFDGDAPGSAVIDPATGTGVASADPNQVERWLTNLHRSLFLDDAGRVVMAAGAVAMLILALSGAMLVARRAGGWSHWFAPLRGPLSGRIHVSLARGAVFGLALSSATALWMTASTFGFLPDKAIVPEPPSTVSNATGAPLASMPLLATTPVSSLRELSFPYPGDATDVFTLKTDGGTGYLDQGTGATLGWSDLSGWERVSETIYMLHTGQGASLLGLLLGLTSLAVPVMGVTGALIWLAGRTGHPRIRNNVTPGRAETVILVGSEGGSTWGFAATLHSALTRAGQRVHIAPMSAFDPARFSGARRYVVLAATYGDGDAPASAKGFLDRLARLPAAPDAPLAVLGFGDRSFPGFCAYAEAVAVAAEDKGWPLLLPFDTVDRQSPQEFARWGQALGEALVIDLELNHQPVHPKTEALTLVSRRDYGQEVQAPTAILRFALPRLSIWHRLTGRGFARFQAGDLLGIVPEGSPVPRLYSLASGSRDGFVEIVVRKHVGGLCSGALMALEPGETVAAFIRRNPTFHSGRGRVPLILIGAGTGIGPLAGFIRANASRRPIHLFFGMRHPGSDFFYREELDAWAAEGRLSGLSTAVSRGARPRYVQDALSANHLDLVRAIREGARVMVCGGRQMAAGVTEAMTQMLEPLGMSPAMLKAEGRYVEDVY
- a CDS encoding ATP-binding protein, whose translation is MRRPRSLQGRLLLSLGTVLLVIWIGAAWATALLLRHEIAEVFDSSLQETAQRLLPLAVQDIVGREDGDVASQRLGAIRSHNELLTYVVRDDKGQILLQSHVADLSVFPPYGGPGFGRTATHRLYSEEALQGTIRITVAEPFAHRANVARDVQMGLGLPILLVIPAAFVAVVLTARRSTRPLRAFREQLETRSEKDLGAVTANDLPSEVTPLAVTLNALFARLRTAFEAERSLAANTAHELRTPLAGAIAQAQRIQKETAEPHTAQRGADIEVTLKRLTARAERLMQFARAEGGRLRLDQVSDLRAAVRAVVDDMRRSVPQDRIFLHMPETAVMSDIDPNATGILCRNLVENALHYGSQASPVEVTLDPDGLLTVSNDGPVVPPEMLTKLVDRFERAGTSTAGSGIGLSIVSTIADRMGSLLALRSPRPGTQSGFEASVKLATAKDVEPKA
- a CDS encoding DUF2271 domain-containing protein, with protein sequence MRTILAALALTTALTLPGIAMARPVTLTTTLKDYGGDGAYLAIYVTDPKGAYAGSLWMAGTKSKYYEHLSDWYRATGGNAAEIDGITGASVGAGRQLEITLDLADTLFDAGYTIHVDAAVEDMRDSPNEVAVPLTTQGAGQSVQGRRYIANFSYGM